A single genomic interval of Labrus bergylta chromosome 18, fLabBer1.1, whole genome shotgun sequence harbors:
- the LOC109989470 gene encoding G-protein coupled receptor 135: protein MDACEAGVLCCFCAHSSMDPSVSTALWGSGGANYTADTSAPSFTHQLSTASPVVPRVVSIMTGLVTTGSESTVGTTGNLSTFRDQIENELSRLHQASTPSVLSASESNSVLRGITVAAQALVLLSIFLLSSLGNSAVVIVIIKHRQLRTVTNAFIMSLSLSDFLTAVLCLPFSFVMLFSKDGSWMFGDGFCVANGFFNTCFGIISTLTMTLISFDRYYAIVRQPQAKIGRQKATQLLVAVWLTAVVFSMPWYLLVRTPTEIHKQGFYHCMYVFHSGTSRMGTAYSICLIVVCYLLPFSLMCFCHYNICKTVRLTEIRVRPVTTYAYLLRFYSEMRTATTVLIMIVFIIFCWGPYCLMGLITAMGNFTFNPAMDTVAIWLAWANGAINPLIYALRNPNISMLLGRSREEGYRTRNIAAYLSSQTQNREIRHNQAERIRDRYVSRVGVNNNSRLSSSSPGKGGEVAMWACKNPAVFFCRDAQPDTATVPNSVCTPKMKTADTSL from the exons ATGGATGCGTGTGAGGCAGGTGTCTTGTGTTGTTTCTGTGCACACTCATCGATGGATCCGTCTGTTAGCACGGCCCTGTGGGGCAGCGGGGGCGCCAACTACACGGCTGACACCTCAGCTCCGAGCTTCACCCACCAGCTGAGCACCGCCTCACCTGTTGTACCCAG GGTTGTTTCCATAATGACCGGTCTGGTGACCACCGGCTCCGAGTCCACAGTGGGAACCACAGGAAACCTTTCCACCTTCAGGGATCAGATCGAGAACGAGCTCAGCCGACTCCACCAGGCGTCCACTCCTTCAGTGCTGAGCGCCTCCGAGAGTAACTCGGTCCTGCGGGGCATCACGGTGGCAGCTCAGgccctcgtcctcctctccatcttcctcctctccagccTGGGGAACTCGGCCgtcgtcatcgtcatcatcaaacACCGACAGCTCCGAACCGTGACCAACGCTTTCATCATGTCGCTGTCGCTGTCCGACTTCCTCACGGCCGTCCTGTGCCTGCCGTTCTCCTTCGTCATGCTCTTCAGCAAGGACGGCAGCTGGATGTTCGGCGACGGTTTCTGCGTGGCGAACGGCTTCTTCAACACCTGCTTCGGCATCATCTCCACGCTGACGATGACCCTGATCTCCTTCGACAGGTACTACGCCATCGTCAGGCAGCCGCAGGCCAAAATAGGACGGCAGAAAGCGACGCAGCTGTTGGTAGCCGTGTGGTTGACCGCAGTGGTTTTCTCGATGCCTTGGTATCTTTTGGTTCGAACGCCGACGGAGATCCACAAACAAGGTTTCTACCACTGCATGTACGTGTTCCACTCAGGGACGTCCCGCATGGGGACGGCGTACAGCATCTGCCTTATCGTCGTGTGCTACCTGCTGCCCTTCTCCCTCATGTGTTTCTGTCATTACAACATCTGTAAGACAGTTCGGCTAACGGAGATCCGAGTCAGACCCGTGACCACATACGCATACTTGCTGCGCTTCTATAGCGAGATGCGGACAGCCACCACCGTCCTGATCATGAtcgttttcattattttttgttgGGGGCCGTATTGTTTGATGGGCTTGATAACGGCGATGGGGAACTTCACGTTTAACCCTGCGATGGACACGGTGGCTATCTGGCTCGCCTGGGCTAACGGAGCGATCAACCCTCTGATCTACGCCCTGAGGAACCCCAACATATCCATGCTGCTGGGGcgcagcagagaggaggggtATCGCACCAGAAACATCGCCGCCTACCTCTCCAGCCAAACCCAGAACCGCGAGATCCGGCACAACCAAGCCGAGAGAATCAGGGACCGCTACGTGAGCCGCGTCGGGGTGAACAACAACAGCCGGCTGTCGAGTTCAAGTCcgggaaaaggaggagaggtggCCATGTGGGCGTGTAAAAACCCGGCAGTGTTCTTCTGCAGGGACGCCCAGCCGGACACGGCGACGGTACCCAACTCTGTCTGCACGCCCAAGATGAAAACAGCCGACACGAGCCTGTGA